From the genome of Bordetella sp. H567, one region includes:
- a CDS encoding polysaccharide deacetylase family protein: MIPKERIDYSAIIDRPKLTPPDGARVIVWPIVNVEDWQIDRYMPRQVLPPPTGVTALPDIANWAWHEYGMRVGFWRLKAALDRLGIVPTLSINGSVCLNYPRVAEEAHKSGWEFMGHGFIQMPTHQVDDQRAMIKRTVDTIEQFTGKKPVGWLGPGLTQTLETVDYLHEAGIRYIGDWCLDDQPCKVRTATGDMVAMPYALELNDIPVVAVQHHSSDELLIRVKDTFDRLYQEGGDHVRVMGIAVHPFLSGVPHRIKYFEEALAYVAGHDHVKFMTGAQILDWYQAQQA, from the coding sequence ATGATACCCAAGGAACGCATCGATTATTCGGCGATCATCGATCGCCCCAAGCTCACCCCGCCCGACGGGGCCCGCGTGATCGTCTGGCCCATCGTCAATGTGGAGGACTGGCAGATCGACCGTTATATGCCGCGCCAGGTACTGCCGCCGCCCACGGGCGTCACGGCCCTGCCGGACATCGCCAACTGGGCATGGCACGAATACGGCATGCGCGTCGGCTTCTGGCGCCTGAAGGCCGCGCTGGACCGCCTGGGCATCGTGCCCACCCTGTCCATCAACGGGAGCGTTTGCCTGAACTACCCGCGCGTCGCGGAAGAAGCGCACAAGTCCGGCTGGGAATTCATGGGCCACGGCTTCATCCAGATGCCCACGCACCAGGTCGACGACCAGCGCGCGATGATCAAGCGCACGGTGGACACCATCGAGCAGTTCACCGGCAAAAAGCCGGTAGGCTGGCTCGGCCCGGGGCTGACCCAGACACTGGAAACCGTCGATTACCTGCACGAGGCGGGCATCCGCTATATCGGCGACTGGTGCCTGGACGACCAGCCGTGCAAGGTACGCACGGCGACCGGCGATATGGTGGCCATGCCCTATGCCCTGGAGCTGAACGACATCCCCGTAGTGGCGGTCCAGCATCATTCCTCGGACGAACTGTTGATCCGCGTGAAGGACACCTTCGACCGGCTCTACCAGGAAGGCGGCGATCATGTGCGCGTCATGGGCATCGCCGTGCATCCTTTCCTGAGCGGCGTGCCGCATCGGATCAAGTACTTCGAGGAAGCGCTGGCCTACGTCGCGGGCCATGACCATGTCAAGTTCATGACCGGCGCGCAGATACTGGACTGGTACCAGGCCCAGCAGGCCTGA
- a CDS encoding IclR family transcriptional regulator gives MVNPDPVAETPAPDLLAPGISAAAGAAPGGTQAIRRVVNVLKTLAQHQETGLRFVDVARLCGLEAPTAHRMLKALVAEGMVSRDDRARRYRLGTLVFELGLVAAPQFNLRELCAASLQRLAEATGDTAFLFIRRGNDAVCISRVQGHYPIQTPVVTVGSRQPLGVNAGGLAILLALAPGEVDRVVEAIRPRIGAYGELDERDLKDAVAAGRAQGYAAIGEKAVPGVTAIGLAVRNPFGAPVAALAIAAISSRMTPARRAALYPLLRNEVNVIGTLLYR, from the coding sequence GTGGTTAACCCTGATCCGGTCGCCGAAACGCCCGCGCCCGACCTCCTTGCCCCCGGCATTTCGGCGGCCGCGGGCGCGGCGCCGGGCGGCACGCAAGCCATCCGCCGCGTCGTCAATGTGTTGAAAACGCTGGCCCAGCACCAGGAAACCGGTTTGCGCTTCGTGGACGTGGCGCGCCTGTGCGGGCTGGAAGCGCCCACCGCGCATCGCATGCTCAAGGCGCTGGTGGCCGAGGGCATGGTGTCGCGTGATGATCGTGCGCGGCGTTACCGGCTCGGCACCCTGGTCTTCGAGCTCGGCCTGGTGGCCGCACCGCAATTCAACCTGCGCGAACTGTGCGCCGCGTCGCTCCAGCGACTGGCCGAGGCCACGGGGGATACGGCCTTCCTGTTCATCCGCCGCGGCAACGATGCGGTATGCATCAGCCGCGTGCAAGGGCATTACCCCATCCAGACGCCCGTCGTCACCGTGGGCAGCCGCCAGCCGCTGGGGGTGAATGCCGGCGGCCTGGCGATCCTGCTGGCCCTCGCGCCTGGCGAGGTCGATCGCGTGGTCGAGGCCATCCGCCCGCGTATCGGCGCCTACGGCGAACTGGACGAACGCGACCTCAAGGACGCCGTGGCCGCCGGGCGGGCGCAGGGGTATGCCGCCATCGGTGAAAAAGCCGTGCCGGGCGTGACGGCCATCGGCCTGGCGGTGCGCAACCCTTTCGGGGCGCCCGTGGCCGCGCTGGCGATCGCGGCGATTTCCAGCCGCATGACGCCCGCGCGGCGGGCGGCCTTGTACCCCTTGCTGCGCAATGAAGTCAACGTAATCGGAACCCTCTTGTATCGGTGA